The Desmonostoc muscorum LEGE 12446 genome includes a region encoding these proteins:
- a CDS encoding HEAT repeat domain-containing protein, with the protein MPRNNRGDKSVLDNVLSLVEALLQLSQEQDCESKLPLCVVWNANKLRITGYKSQQTTGNRIKTTEVGTKKEYLLNQITKAGKTLKPSPKKAESNVDEFDELQIALDWLKKLGVREDQKAAKNQGYWKFTLTLKHQTATIKENLEVVKQKWKEHQKTNLKETFQVQTTDNSLDWQEICGAMLEKHKRLTTNELLFADDEMKFDLEAIHVPLALVERNKPKKCSEDISAEQGSQLYEPSYEEKQRFEHEAFLEQVIRDGVGKTKGHRIALIGEPGAGKTTQLQTIAFWILNNNLGLPIWISLADLQGKSVENYLLQDWLKNALKVVRVKEEQENALADLFKNNRVWLLLDAADEMSSLQPLTEISQQLRGWVKNARVVLTCRVNVWEANANALENFETYRLLNFEYPKQVQEFIEKWFQPRNLTPQPPLLIKERGSNKGEQLWRELDKAERQRIQDLVKNPLRLALLCSTWQGSDKGLPETKAGLYQQFVEEVYKWKENRFPTTEQQQEELNAALGRLAKRAIDQETSRFRLPHKFVREELGDAKQQNSLFSLALKLGWLNEVGVAAESATKEKVYAFYHPTFEEYFAALAVENWDEFLNHVPDNPAQGVYRIFAPQWKEVILLWLGREDEGMEEKKKEFIQALVEFDDGCGEFSGIYRVRRGFYEFRAYFLAAAGISEFKDYSRVDQIVVQIIKWCFGYFNKSQEWISLLEPIQEEAQSALLQTERTKTIDGLVDLIADAYIDDDTKRLVVVSLGQIGSGSQTAINSLVKLINNPQVDPFTQVQTAFSLGQINPSNQIAINAFVELISNPQVDYAIQWQAAKCLGKIDPGHKTAITTLVELISDSQLSNEFKWEIAESLGQIDPGHKTAITTLVEIIGNSHEVDYALQWEAAQSLKEISFSTGTQTAMIGLSKLICDSQMDDKTKWLVADSLNQIDPGNKIAINALIQLIKNPKVDVEIQLRAAFSLGQIDMGKQIVMTSLVNLIGNPKVDAYTQVGAAFSLGQIDIGNQMAITSLVNLICNPKVNFFTRGQAAVSLGQIGFGSQIAITALVELTQNPHKNVLTQVQAAFALGLIDPGNKIAIAALVELIGKPQLDDNNRSLATESLEKIMSEEQMPNVVTMLKDYLSPETYKNNFGRFYHCYEFIWKCAQSMSYPAFYQAWHQQEKVKDGG; encoded by the coding sequence ATGCCAAGAAATAATCGTGGAGATAAATCCGTTTTAGACAATGTACTCAGTCTGGTAGAAGCATTGCTGCAACTGTCACAAGAGCAAGACTGTGAATCAAAACTTCCACTTTGCGTTGTCTGGAACGCTAATAAGCTGCGAATTACCGGATATAAAAGCCAACAGACAACAGGAAACAGAATCAAAACAACTGAAGTTGGTACAAAGAAGGAATATTTACTTAACCAGATAACAAAAGCTGGCAAAACTTTAAAACCTTCTCCGAAAAAAGCAGAATCTAATGTTGATGAGTTCGATGAGCTTCAAATTGCACTTGACTGGTTGAAAAAATTGGGAGTACGAGAAGACCAAAAAGCTGCAAAAAATCAAGGTTATTGGAAATTTACCCTGACGCTAAAACATCAGACAGCGACGATAAAAGAGAATCTGGAGGTGGTTAAGCAGAAGTGGAAGGAACACCAAAAGACAAATTTAAAAGAAACATTCCAGGTACAAACAACAGATAATAGCTTGGATTGGCAAGAAATCTGCGGTGCTATGCTGGAAAAGCACAAGCGTCTCACCACAAATGAGTTGCTGTTTGCTGATGATGAGATGAAATTTGACCTAGAGGCAATTCATGTCCCTTTAGCATTGGTGGAGCGTAACAAACCGAAGAAGTGCAGCGAGGATATTTCCGCAGAACAAGGTTCGCAACTTTACGAACCGAGTTATGAAGAGAAGCAGCGATTTGAACATGAGGCTTTTTTAGAGCAAGTTATCCGTGATGGTGTTGGTAAAACTAAAGGACACCGCATCGCTTTAATTGGGGAACCGGGTGCGGGAAAAACTACTCAGTTGCAAACTATAGCTTTTTGGATATTAAACAACAATCTGGGTTTACCAATTTGGATTTCTTTGGCAGACTTGCAAGGAAAGAGTGTAGAAAATTATCTGCTGCAAGATTGGCTGAAGAATGCTTTAAAAGTGGTGCGTGTAAAAGAAGAACAGGAAAACGCTTTAGCAGATTTATTCAAAAATAATCGTGTGTGGTTGTTGTTGGATGCAGCAGATGAAATGTCTTCACTCCAACCATTAACTGAGATTTCCCAGCAGTTGAGGGGATGGGTGAAAAATGCGCGGGTTGTGCTGACTTGTCGGGTGAATGTTTGGGAAGCAAACGCCAACGCTTTAGAAAATTTTGAGACGTATCGGTTACTCAATTTTGAATATCCGAAACAAGTGCAAGAGTTTATCGAGAAGTGGTTTCAACCTCGGAACCTCACCCCCCAGCCCCCTCTCCTTATTAAGGAGAGGGGGAGTAACAAGGGGGAACAATTATGGAGGGAGTTAGATAAAGCTGAACGTCAGCGCATCCAAGATTTAGTTAAAAATCCTTTGCGGTTAGCGCTGTTGTGTAGCACTTGGCAAGGTTCCGATAAAGGTTTACCGGAAACTAAAGCCGGACTTTATCAGCAGTTTGTGGAAGAGGTTTACAAGTGGAAAGAAAACCGCTTCCCTACCACCGAACAGCAGCAAGAGGAATTAAACGCAGCGTTGGGACGTTTGGCAAAACGGGCAATTGATCAAGAAACGTCACGGTTTCGGCTACCACATAAGTTTGTGCGTGAGGAATTAGGTGATGCAAAACAGCAAAATTCTTTATTTTCGTTAGCGTTAAAGTTGGGATGGCTAAATGAAGTTGGAGTGGCTGCTGAATCAGCAACAAAAGAAAAAGTTTACGCTTTTTACCATCCCACATTTGAGGAATATTTTGCAGCGTTGGCAGTTGAGAATTGGGACGAGTTTCTGAATCATGTTCCCGACAACCCCGCGCAAGGGGTTTATCGCATTTTTGCCCCGCAGTGGAAAGAGGTGATTTTGCTGTGGTTGGGACGTGAGGATGAGGGGATGGAGGAGAAGAAAAAAGAGTTTATTCAGGCGTTGGTGGAATTTGATGATGGGTGCGGAGAATTCAGTGGTATTTATAGAGTCAGAAGGGGATTTTACGAGTTTCGCGCTTATTTTTTAGCAGCCGCAGGAATTTCTGAGTTTAAAGATTATTCTAGAGTCGATCAAATAGTAGTGCAAATTATCAAGTGGTGTTTTGGTTATTTCAATAAAAGTCAAGAATGGATAAGCTTACTCGAACCAATTCAAGAGGAAGCTCAATCGGCACTGTTACAGACAGAACGCACAAAAACTATTGATGGCTTAGTAGATTTAATTGCCGATGCCTATATAGATGATGATACTAAACGTTTGGTGGTAGTCAGCTTGGGGCAAATTGGCTCTGGTAGCCAAACAGCCATTAATAGCTTAGTCAAGTTAATAAACAACCCACAAGTTGATCCTTTTACACAAGTACAAACAGCATTTAGCTTAGGGCAAATTAACCCCAGCAACCAAATAGCGATTAATGCTTTTGTAGAGTTAATTAGTAACCCACAAGTAGATTATGCTATTCAATGGCAAGCAGCAAAGTGTTTAGGGAAAATTGACCCTGGTCATAAAACGGCAATCACTACCTTAGTAGAGTTAATTAGTGACTCGCAGCTTAGTAATGAGTTTAAATGGGAGATAGCAGAGAGTCTAGGGCAAATTGACCCTGGTCATAAAACGGCAATTACTACCTTGGTTGAGATAATTGGTAATTCACATGAAGTTGATTATGCTCTTCAATGGGAAGCAGCACAGAGCTTGAAGGAAATTAGCTTTAGCACTGGCACTCAAACGGCAATGATTGGCTTGAGCAAGTTAATCTGTGACTCACAGATGGATGATAAGACTAAATGGCTAGTAGCAGACAGCTTAAATCAAATTGATCCTGGAAACAAAATAGCAATAAATGCTTTAATACAGTTAATCAAAAACCCAAAAGTTGATGTTGAAATCCAATTACGAGCAGCATTCAGCTTAGGTCAAATTGACATGGGCAAACAAATAGTGATGACTTCTTTGGTAAATCTAATTGGTAATCCAAAGGTTGATGCTTATACCCAGGTCGGAGCAGCATTCAGCTTAGGTCAAATTGACATTGGCAACCAAATGGCAATTACTAGCTTGGTCAATTTAATTTGTAACCCAAAGGTAAATTTCTTTACAAGAGGACAAGCTGCGGTTAGTTTAGGTCAAATTGGCTTTGGCAGCCAAATAGCAATCACTGCTTTAGTGGAGTTAACTCAAAACCCACATAAAAATGTTTTGACCCAAGTGCAAGCAGCATTTGCCTTAGGGTTAATTGATCCTGGTAACAAAATTGCGATCGCTGCTTTGGTGGAGTTAATTGGCAAACCACAACTGGATGATAATAACCGATCGCTAGCCACAGAAAGCTTAGAGAAAATTATGTCAGAGGAGCAAATGCCGAATGTTGTCACCATGTTGAAGGATTACTTATCACCTGAAACTTACAAAAATAACTTTGGGCGATTTTATCATTGCTACGAATTTATCTGGAAGTGCGCCCAAAGTATGTCCTACCCCGCTTTTTATCAAGCTTGGCATCAACAAGAGAAAGTGAAAGATGGAGGGTAG
- a CDS encoding DUF3040 domain-containing protein, with protein MTSEKDRHKELEQRERILREQEVELRLREMEAKIHTADAPFHKTVKHQPENSQKPWMKKLILGGKLFALGVVALVAVRVASVLAGFIIVAALGWMSYKLFFESQKNNS; from the coding sequence ATGACATCTGAAAAGGATCGCCATAAAGAACTTGAGCAACGAGAACGTATATTAAGAGAACAAGAAGTTGAATTGCGACTTCGAGAAATGGAAGCTAAAATTCATACTGCTGATGCACCTTTTCATAAAACTGTTAAGCATCAGCCAGAAAATTCTCAGAAACCTTGGATGAAAAAACTAATTCTTGGTGGTAAGTTGTTTGCTCTTGGTGTGGTAGCGTTAGTTGCAGTGAGGGTAGCCTCAGTGCTGGCTGGGTTTATTATTGTTGCTGCGCTGGGGTGGATGTCTTACAAGTTATTTTTTGAATCCCAAAAAAACAATTCTTAA
- a CDS encoding dynamin family protein: MSEQVATDRFIQDLERVAQVRSEISVCLSKLAEIINKAELAGDSSSGKLSLERDIEDITAASKNLRKGVFRLLVLGDMKRGKSTFLNALIGENLLPSDVNPCTAVLTVLRYGQEKKVTIHFNDGKSPQQLDFQNFKYKYTIDPAEAKKLEQDKKQAFPDVDYAVVEYPLTLLEKGIEIVDSPGLNDTEARNELSLSYVNNCHAILFVMRASQPCTLGERRYLENYIKGRGLTVFFLVNAWDQLRESLIDPDDVEELKAAEDRLRQVFKANLAEYCYVDGQNIYDERVFELSSIQALRRRLKNPQADLDGTGFPGFMGALNTFLTGERAIAELRQIRTLARQAVNHILEAVARRVPLLDQDVNELKKRIDSVEPEFNKLTVIRDQFQKEILNTRDTQARTISESFRSYVLNLGNTFENDFLRYQPELNLFDFLSSGKREAFNAALQKAFEQYIADKSAAWTLTAEKDINGAFRELSRSAAQYGASYSQVTDQITEKITGQNIKVNTNTTSEDDKSPAWAKWAMGLLSLSEGNLAGVALAGSGFDWKNILLNYFTVIGIGGIITAVTGVFLGPIGFALLGLGVGFLQADQARKELVKTAKKELVKHLPQVAHEQSQVVYNAVKECFDAYEREVSKRINDDIVSRKSELDNLVNQKETREINRESELKRLKSLQEDVIAQLQKIEAAYSNLLASYS, from the coding sequence ATGAGCGAGCAGGTAGCAACTGACAGATTTATCCAAGATTTAGAGCGTGTTGCTCAAGTGCGATCGGAGATTTCGGTGTGTTTGAGTAAACTGGCTGAAATAATTAATAAAGCTGAATTGGCTGGGGACTCGTCATCAGGAAAACTTAGTTTAGAGCGAGATATTGAAGATATTACAGCAGCTAGTAAAAACCTCCGCAAAGGTGTATTTCGTCTTTTAGTCTTGGGCGATATGAAACGGGGAAAAAGCACGTTTCTCAATGCCTTAATTGGAGAAAACTTATTGCCGAGTGACGTTAACCCTTGTACCGCAGTGTTAACAGTTTTACGCTATGGACAAGAAAAGAAAGTTACTATTCATTTTAATGATGGCAAGAGTCCACAACAGTTGGATTTTCAAAATTTTAAATATAAATATACCATCGATCCTGCTGAAGCAAAAAAACTAGAACAGGATAAAAAGCAAGCCTTTCCTGATGTTGATTATGCAGTAGTCGAATATCCATTAACATTACTAGAAAAAGGAATTGAAATTGTTGATAGTCCAGGATTAAATGATACAGAAGCGCGAAACGAATTATCTTTGAGCTACGTGAATAATTGCCATGCAATTTTGTTTGTGATGAGAGCTTCTCAACCTTGTACTTTGGGTGAGCGTCGCTATTTAGAAAATTACATTAAAGGTCGGGGATTAACGGTTTTCTTCTTAGTTAATGCTTGGGATCAACTGCGGGAATCATTAATCGATCCTGATGATGTAGAGGAATTAAAAGCAGCTGAAGACAGATTGCGCCAAGTATTTAAAGCGAATTTAGCAGAATATTGTTATGTAGATGGTCAGAATATTTATGACGAACGCGTATTTGAGCTTTCGTCAATTCAAGCACTCAGACGACGGCTGAAGAATCCCCAGGCTGATTTAGATGGGACTGGCTTTCCTGGGTTTATGGGAGCGCTAAATACTTTTCTTACCGGAGAAAGAGCGATCGCAGAACTTCGTCAAATTAGAACCTTAGCTAGACAAGCTGTGAATCACATTCTCGAAGCTGTTGCTAGAAGAGTACCATTACTCGACCAAGATGTAAATGAATTGAAAAAACGCATTGATTCAGTAGAACCAGAGTTTAACAAGCTTACAGTTATTCGGGATCAGTTTCAAAAAGAAATTCTCAACACCAGAGATACTCAAGCAAGAACAATTTCTGAATCATTTCGCAGCTACGTTTTAAATTTAGGTAATACCTTTGAAAACGATTTTTTGCGCTATCAACCAGAATTAAATTTGTTTGATTTTCTCAGTAGCGGTAAACGGGAAGCCTTTAACGCCGCACTGCAAAAAGCCTTTGAGCAATATATCGCTGACAAATCTGCTGCTTGGACATTAACCGCTGAAAAAGATATCAATGGAGCTTTTAGAGAACTGTCTCGCAGTGCTGCACAATATGGCGCATCTTACAGTCAAGTAACAGACCAAATTACCGAAAAAATAACGGGACAAAATATCAAAGTTAATACCAATACAACTAGTGAAGATGATAAATCTCCCGCTTGGGCAAAATGGGCAATGGGCTTGTTATCACTGTCTGAGGGAAATCTTGCTGGTGTAGCACTAGCTGGGAGTGGATTTGATTGGAAAAATATCTTGTTAAACTACTTCACTGTAATTGGTATTGGCGGGATAATTACGGCAGTCACGGGTGTTTTTCTGGGGCCGATTGGGTTTGCACTGCTAGGTTTGGGAGTAGGCTTTTTACAAGCAGATCAAGCGCGTAAAGAGTTAGTAAAAACGGCTAAAAAAGAATTAGTTAAACACCTACCCCAAGTAGCGCATGAGCAATCTCAAGTTGTATACAATGCCGTGAAAGAGTGTTTTGATGCTTACGAAAGAGAGGTGAGTAAACGGATTAACGATGATATTGTCTCTCGTAAATCTGAATTAGATAATCTAGTTAACCAAAAAGAAACCCGCGAAATTAATCGTGAAAGTGAGTTAAAAAGGTTAAAGTCCTTACAAGAAGATGTAATAGCTCAGTTGCAAAAAATTGAGGCGGCGTATAGCAATTTATTAGCTTCCTATAGCTAA
- a CDS encoding dynamin family protein yields the protein MQQEYEKLVDSLKKASALLNLERKSQLYQDVIAICNHLINPSFRIGVFGPFNHGKSTLLNAMLGNRTLPIDLIPTTGAAITVKYGCDVRTRIMLADGTEVYRSGTDILQQFAILDGNRQMRKDVASVEVFCPHPFLETGVEFLDLPGTNDREEQDNLVREQLLSADLVIQLLDARKLMTLGERENLRDWLLDRGIKTVIFVANFINLLEPEEQKQIQNRLLFVAESFRAELPPGFSNLYRVDALPALRARLKGDVAEANSSGLVAFETALQNIVGILQQNRGSVRLPRVEAIATQIQQSLRAKIDPIAHEVKSLVDKQNAKIEIKEKAANLIKQGFASSVSELRDWLSLPKLLTKYQADAAVALAENNFKSWQTNTLKKDLHQLQLAAVKWLYQAYEFFQAERPEDLLIPLPSEPQITLPPKPTNYNDFNETTGSIAVGGGIGWLLGGPVGAAVVGSISYLLNKNIQELEEKSANESYHQQVAKLCITATEDYLSRFSSQGLSILAAYEQKAEKVIYLEISQEPLEITNKREDLQRLKNVFNELLRELEKVKIPVNYQPYQEIPKSKTVNNRYSPQPEKVKSSHQAQENPAKNTQKKVESPRQQVSPPPKTPASPRPEEVDAKFNNWELDEEIARMKAEMRSPGSQTRKQQNTTQNNKAPNPPKNQAQKDKITRAYTILELQPNASLTDVKQAYRTLVKKWHPDLFVGKPELQKKAEEKMHLVNEAYTILTDN from the coding sequence ATGCAACAAGAGTATGAAAAATTAGTAGATTCTCTCAAAAAAGCATCTGCATTGCTCAATTTAGAACGGAAATCGCAGCTGTATCAAGATGTAATTGCTATCTGCAATCATTTAATTAATCCTAGCTTTCGGATTGGGGTATTTGGCCCTTTTAATCATGGCAAATCTACACTATTAAATGCAATGTTAGGGAATCGCACATTACCGATTGATTTAATTCCTACTACAGGCGCAGCGATTACTGTCAAGTATGGTTGTGATGTGCGGACTCGCATTATGTTAGCTGATGGTACAGAAGTCTACCGCAGTGGAACAGACATTTTACAGCAATTTGCTATTCTGGATGGTAATAGACAGATGCGAAAAGATGTAGCATCTGTAGAAGTTTTTTGTCCCCATCCCTTTTTGGAAACGGGTGTAGAGTTTCTCGATTTACCGGGAACTAATGATAGGGAAGAACAAGATAATTTAGTACGAGAACAACTTTTAAGTGCAGATTTAGTTATCCAATTATTAGACGCACGCAAATTAATGACTTTGGGTGAGCGAGAAAATTTACGAGATTGGCTATTAGATCGTGGGATTAAAACAGTTATTTTTGTTGCCAATTTTATTAACTTACTCGAACCTGAAGAACAAAAACAAATCCAAAATCGCCTGCTATTTGTCGCGGAAAGTTTTCGAGCCGAATTACCTCCAGGTTTTAGTAATTTATATCGTGTTGATGCTTTACCTGCCTTACGAGCTAGATTAAAAGGCGATGTCGCAGAAGCCAATAGTAGCGGCTTGGTGGCTTTTGAAACAGCCTTGCAAAATATTGTAGGTATTTTACAACAAAATCGTGGTAGTGTGCGTTTGCCAAGAGTAGAGGCGATCGCTACTCAAATCCAACAATCATTAAGAGCCAAAATTGACCCCATTGCTCATGAAGTAAAATCACTTGTTGATAAACAAAATGCCAAAATTGAAATCAAAGAAAAAGCTGCAAATTTAATTAAACAAGGCTTTGCTAGTAGTGTTTCTGAATTGCGTGATTGGCTAAGTTTACCCAAACTGCTAACAAAATATCAAGCAGATGCCGCAGTTGCACTGGCAGAAAATAACTTTAAATCGTGGCAAACAAACACTCTCAAAAAAGACCTGCATCAATTACAATTAGCTGCGGTTAAATGGCTTTATCAAGCTTATGAATTTTTTCAAGCAGAAAGACCAGAAGACTTATTGATTCCCTTGCCTAGCGAACCCCAAATCACATTACCTCCCAAGCCAACTAATTACAATGATTTTAATGAAACAACTGGTTCCATTGCAGTTGGTGGTGGTATTGGTTGGTTGTTGGGTGGCCCTGTGGGTGCTGCTGTCGTTGGGAGTATTTCCTATTTGCTAAATAAGAATATTCAAGAATTAGAAGAAAAATCAGCCAATGAATCTTATCATCAGCAAGTTGCCAAACTTTGTATAACTGCAACAGAAGATTATTTGTCTCGTTTTAGTAGTCAAGGATTATCGATTTTGGCTGCATATGAACAGAAAGCCGAAAAAGTAATTTACTTGGAAATCAGTCAAGAACCGTTAGAAATTACTAATAAACGTGAAGATTTACAGCGATTAAAAAATGTTTTTAATGAATTGCTACGAGAGTTAGAAAAGGTAAAAATCCCTGTCAATTATCAACCTTATCAAGAAATTCCCAAATCCAAAACTGTAAATAATCGATATTCACCACAACCGGAGAAAGTTAAAAGTTCTCATCAAGCTCAGGAAAATCCTGCTAAAAATACCCAGAAAAAAGTAGAATCTCCTCGTCAACAAGTTTCTCCACCACCAAAAACTCCTGCTTCTCCACGTCCAGAAGAAGTGGACGCTAAATTTAATAATTGGGAACTTGATGAGGAAATAGCGCGAATGAAAGCAGAAATGCGATCGCCTGGTTCTCAAACCCGCAAACAACAAAATACAACTCAAAACAATAAAGCACCAAATCCCCCCAAAAACCAGGCACAAAAAGATAAAATTACTCGCGCCTACACCATTTTAGAATTACAACCCAATGCTTCTTTAACTGACGTAAAGCAAGCTTATCGAACTTTAGTCAAAAAATGGCATCCAGATTTATTTGTTGGTAAGCCAGAACTGCAAAAAAAAGCAGAAGAAAAAATGCATTTAGTTAATGAAGCGTATACAATTTTGACCGATAATTAA
- a CDS encoding DUF305 domain-containing protein has protein sequence MQLLSLRNGFLALSFAAIASGGGLLTACSNAASQNPTQTPNATATNASDRHMNHSMGMDLGPADADFDLRFIDAMTPHHQGALEMAKEAQQKSKRPEIKKLADNIIKSQNQEITQMKQWRQAWYPSAGNKPMAYHSQMGHMMEMSPEQIQAMMMSQDLGAADAEFDLRFINAMIPHHEGAVKMAQDALNKSKRPEIKQLAQEIIKAQDTEIKQMQQWRKSWYNQ, from the coding sequence ATGCAACTGCTATCTTTGAGGAACGGTTTTTTAGCGTTAAGCTTTGCGGCGATCGCTTCAGGGGGTGGATTACTTACAGCCTGTAGCAATGCTGCTTCCCAGAACCCAACCCAAACCCCCAACGCAACTGCTACCAATGCTAGCGATCGCCACATGAATCACAGCATGGGAATGGATTTAGGCCCAGCCGATGCTGACTTTGATTTACGGTTTATCGATGCGATGACACCGCACCATCAAGGGGCTTTGGAAATGGCCAAAGAAGCACAGCAAAAATCCAAACGTCCTGAAATCAAAAAATTAGCAGACAATATCATCAAATCGCAAAACCAAGAAATTACCCAGATGAAGCAGTGGCGACAAGCTTGGTATCCCAGCGCAGGAAATAAACCAATGGCTTATCACAGTCAAATGGGTCACATGATGGAAATGTCACCTGAGCAAATCCAAGCCATGATGATGAGTCAGGACTTAGGTGCAGCTGATGCTGAATTTGATTTGCGCTTTATCAATGCAATGATTCCTCACCATGAGGGGGCTGTAAAAATGGCACAAGACGCTTTAAATAAGTCTAAGCGCCCCGAAATCAAGCAATTAGCCCAAGAAATTATCAAAGCACAAGATACAGAAATTAAACAAATGCAGCAATGGCGGAAAAGTTGGTACAACCAGTGA